One Ricinus communis isolate WT05 ecotype wild-type chromosome 1, ASM1957865v1, whole genome shotgun sequence DNA window includes the following coding sequences:
- the LOC8280825 gene encoding telomere repeat-binding protein 5 isoform X4, producing the protein MVLQKRLDYGFNGYQVPPTPRATRSVRRRGSFKKKVEESQTCAFDLLAIVAGNLLHDKESTPGSSNTSADKNQCVAVNDTVKNKWQNDEKNMKVETQDQGSPARKFFISELVAQDNEQNHCSDDLNLGVASALATSDCAERFDAEKLVNGKGKNDMGSFASKVEVGSSRHREFDGCKLEGETKKIIKDEPQKFGKVINGTVADMCSFDDPLVWDGKPHAHVSSDSSAKTSLCGNHVSHGSYPANWDDLIVDRDDDENSSGCTHPSTTKKFLRPAPRIGDRRIRKVLASKYWKVAPRMKDGTLSNTGGDSKPFYHKRKNYYKYQRSERLYPFKKRKHFGYGSQSNFEGAISREFISDSPKKGSIGDAAVSSPKMHGATAASSSIAGQRNSFQSRDSHVKLRIKSFRVPELFIEIPESATVGLLKRTVMDAVIAILGGGLRVGVLLQGKKVRDDNKTLMQTGIAHNNQLDALGFSLEPNPSQTPHSLSPGSSSFLPSCDTPQPLSRYPPDPSLVHQATCGGSPEPHSANLGNFIESDHDSAPFPKDMLVDKSTSDSKALVPLSEMNMEALAVVPAHRKSKRSEIVQRRIRRPFSVTEVEALVQAVEKLGTGRWRDVKLRAFDNAKHRTYVDLKDKWKTLVHTARISPQQRRGEPVPQELLDRVLTAHAYWSQQQAKQQLKQQQPETCLLL; encoded by the exons ATGGTGTTACAGAAGAGGTTAGACTACGGATTCAATGGCTATCAGGTTCCTCCTACACCTCGAGCTACGAGATCAGTTAGG agGAGAGGCTCCTTCAAGAAGAAAGTTGAAGAGAGTCAAACGTGTGCATTTGACTTATTGGCCATTGTAGCTGGAAACTTGTTGCATGACAAAGAAAGTACTCCAGGTTCTAGTAATACATCAGCTGACAAAAATCAGTGCGTGGCTGTCAATGATactgttaaaaataaatggcaaaatgatgagaaaaatatgaaagttgAAACTCAAGATCAAGGAAGCCCTGCCaggaaattttttatttctgagCTTGTCGCACAAGATAATGAACAAAATCATTGTTCTGATGACCTCAATTTAGGAGTAGCGTCTGCATTGGCAACTTCTGATTGTGCAGAGAGATTTGATGCTGAGAAGTTGGTGAATGGAAAAGGCAAGAATGACATGGGGTCATTTGCTAGTAAGGTAGAGGTAGGCTCTTCTAGGCATAGGGAGTTTGATGGTTGTAAATTAGAGGgtgaaactaaaaaaataataaaagacgAGCCCCAGAAATTTGGGAAGGTGATAAATGGCACTGTGGCTGATATGTGCAGTTTTGATGATCCACTGGTCTGGGATGGGAAACCTCATGCACATGTCAGTTCGGACAGTAGTGCCAAGACGTCTTTGTGTGGAAACCATGTTTCCCATGGCTCTTATCCCGCAAATTGGGATGATCTAATTGTAGATAGAGATGATGACGAAAACTCTTCTGGGTGTACTCACCCTAGCACCACAAAAAAATTCTTGAGGCCAGCGCCACGTATTGGAGATCGAAGAATAAGGAAAGTTTTGGCTTCTAAATACTGGAAAGTAGCTCCAAGGATGAAGGATGGGACATTGTCTAATACAG GTGGTGATTCAAAGCCTTTTTACcacaaaaggaaaaactaTTACAAATATCAGAGGTCTGAAAGGTTATATCCTTTCAAGAAGAGGAAACACTTTGGCTATGGTTCGCAATCAAATTTTGAAGGAGCAATTAGTAGAGAGTTCATTTCTGATTCACCCAAGAAGGGCAGCATTGGAGATGCTGCTGTTTCCTCTCCAAAGATGCATGGAg CTACTGCAGCCTCATCTTCAATTGCAGGTCAACGCAATTCATTCCAATCAAGGGATTCTCATG TGAAGCTTAGGATAAAGTCTTTCAGGGTACCAGAGCTATTTATTGAGATTCCAGAAAGTGCAACTGTTGGTTTATTGAAG AGGACCGTTATGGATGCTGTGATTGCTATACTTGGAGGTGGATTGCGTGTTGGCGTACTTCTTCAGGGGAAGAAGGTTCGGGATGACAATAAAACTTTAATGCAAACTGGAATTGCTCACAATAATCAGTTGGATGCTTTGGGTTTTAGCCTGGAGCCTAATCCTTCTCAAACTCCCCATTCTTTGAGCCCTGGATCTTCATCCTTTCTGCCTTCTTGTGACACACCACAGCCTTTAAGCAG GTATCCACCTGATCCAAGTTTGGTGCATCAAGCCACATGTGGTGGTTCTCCTGAGCCTCATTCAGCTAATTTAGGGAATTTCATTGAAAGTGACCATGATTCAGCACCCTTTCCTAAAGATATGTTAGTTGACAAAAGCACAAGTGACTCAAAAGCTCTGGTTCCTTTATCAGAAATGAATATGGAGGCACTAGCTGTGGTTCCTGCACATCGCAAATCAAAGCGATCTGAGATTGTGCAACGCCGAATTCGTCGACCTTTCTCTGTTACTGAAGTTGAAGCATTGGTGCAAGCAGTTGAGAAACTTGGAACTGGAAG ATGGCGTGATGTCAAACTGCGTGCCTTTGACAACGCGAAGCACCGAACTTATGTGGATTTGAAG GATAAATGGAAAACACTTGTGCACACGGCAAGAATATCCCCTCAACAAAGGAGGGGAGAGCCTGTCCCCCAGGAGCTGTTGGACAGGGTCCTGACTGCTCATGCATACTGGTCCCAGCAGCAAGCCAAGCAGCAGCTCAAACAGCAGCAGCCGGAGACTTGCCTTCTTCTGTGA
- the LOC8280825 gene encoding telomere repeat-binding protein 2 isoform X3, with amino-acid sequence MVLQKRLDYGFNGYQVPPTPRATRSVRRRGSFKKKVEESQTCAFDLLAIVAGNLLHDKESTPGSSNTSADKNQCVAVNDTVKNKWQNDEKNMKVETQDQGSPARKFFISELVAQDNEQNHCSDDLNLGVASALATSDCAERFDAEKLVNGKGKNDMGSFASKVEVGSSRHREFDGCKLEGETKKIIKDEPQKFGKVINGTVADMCSFDDPLVWDGKPHAHVSSDSSAKTSLCGNHVSHGSYPANWDDLIVDRDDDENSSGCTHPSTTKKFLRPAPRIGDRRIRKVLASKYWKVAPRMKDGTLSNTVEFLWVHAGGDSKPFYHKRKNYYKYQRSERLYPFKKRKHFGYGSQSNFEGAISREFISDSPKKGSIGDAAVSSPKMHGASSSIAGQRNSFQSRDSHVKLRIKSFRVPELFIEIPESATVGLLKRTVMDAVIAILGGGLRVGVLLQGKKVRDDNKTLMQTGIAHNNQLDALGFSLEPNPSQTPHSLSPGSSSFLPSCDTPQPLSRYPPDPSLVHQATCGGSPEPHSANLGNFIESDHDSAPFPKDMLVDKSTSDSKALVPLSEMNMEALAVVPAHRKSKRSEIVQRRIRRPFSVTEVEALVQAVEKLGTGRWRDVKLRAFDNAKHRTYVDLKDKWKTLVHTARISPQQRRGEPVPQELLDRVLTAHAYWSQQQAKQQLKQQQPETCLLL; translated from the exons ATGGTGTTACAGAAGAGGTTAGACTACGGATTCAATGGCTATCAGGTTCCTCCTACACCTCGAGCTACGAGATCAGTTAGG agGAGAGGCTCCTTCAAGAAGAAAGTTGAAGAGAGTCAAACGTGTGCATTTGACTTATTGGCCATTGTAGCTGGAAACTTGTTGCATGACAAAGAAAGTACTCCAGGTTCTAGTAATACATCAGCTGACAAAAATCAGTGCGTGGCTGTCAATGATactgttaaaaataaatggcaaaatgatgagaaaaatatgaaagttgAAACTCAAGATCAAGGAAGCCCTGCCaggaaattttttatttctgagCTTGTCGCACAAGATAATGAACAAAATCATTGTTCTGATGACCTCAATTTAGGAGTAGCGTCTGCATTGGCAACTTCTGATTGTGCAGAGAGATTTGATGCTGAGAAGTTGGTGAATGGAAAAGGCAAGAATGACATGGGGTCATTTGCTAGTAAGGTAGAGGTAGGCTCTTCTAGGCATAGGGAGTTTGATGGTTGTAAATTAGAGGgtgaaactaaaaaaataataaaagacgAGCCCCAGAAATTTGGGAAGGTGATAAATGGCACTGTGGCTGATATGTGCAGTTTTGATGATCCACTGGTCTGGGATGGGAAACCTCATGCACATGTCAGTTCGGACAGTAGTGCCAAGACGTCTTTGTGTGGAAACCATGTTTCCCATGGCTCTTATCCCGCAAATTGGGATGATCTAATTGTAGATAGAGATGATGACGAAAACTCTTCTGGGTGTACTCACCCTAGCACCACAAAAAAATTCTTGAGGCCAGCGCCACGTATTGGAGATCGAAGAATAAGGAAAGTTTTGGCTTCTAAATACTGGAAAGTAGCTCCAAGGATGAAGGATGGGACATTGTCTAATACAG TGGAATTTCTGTGGGTGCATGCAGGTGGTGATTCAAAGCCTTTTTACcacaaaaggaaaaactaTTACAAATATCAGAGGTCTGAAAGGTTATATCCTTTCAAGAAGAGGAAACACTTTGGCTATGGTTCGCAATCAAATTTTGAAGGAGCAATTAGTAGAGAGTTCATTTCTGATTCACCCAAGAAGGGCAGCATTGGAGATGCTGCTGTTTCCTCTCCAAAGATGCATGGAg CCTCATCTTCAATTGCAGGTCAACGCAATTCATTCCAATCAAGGGATTCTCATG TGAAGCTTAGGATAAAGTCTTTCAGGGTACCAGAGCTATTTATTGAGATTCCAGAAAGTGCAACTGTTGGTTTATTGAAG AGGACCGTTATGGATGCTGTGATTGCTATACTTGGAGGTGGATTGCGTGTTGGCGTACTTCTTCAGGGGAAGAAGGTTCGGGATGACAATAAAACTTTAATGCAAACTGGAATTGCTCACAATAATCAGTTGGATGCTTTGGGTTTTAGCCTGGAGCCTAATCCTTCTCAAACTCCCCATTCTTTGAGCCCTGGATCTTCATCCTTTCTGCCTTCTTGTGACACACCACAGCCTTTAAGCAG GTATCCACCTGATCCAAGTTTGGTGCATCAAGCCACATGTGGTGGTTCTCCTGAGCCTCATTCAGCTAATTTAGGGAATTTCATTGAAAGTGACCATGATTCAGCACCCTTTCCTAAAGATATGTTAGTTGACAAAAGCACAAGTGACTCAAAAGCTCTGGTTCCTTTATCAGAAATGAATATGGAGGCACTAGCTGTGGTTCCTGCACATCGCAAATCAAAGCGATCTGAGATTGTGCAACGCCGAATTCGTCGACCTTTCTCTGTTACTGAAGTTGAAGCATTGGTGCAAGCAGTTGAGAAACTTGGAACTGGAAG ATGGCGTGATGTCAAACTGCGTGCCTTTGACAACGCGAAGCACCGAACTTATGTGGATTTGAAG GATAAATGGAAAACACTTGTGCACACGGCAAGAATATCCCCTCAACAAAGGAGGGGAGAGCCTGTCCCCCAGGAGCTGTTGGACAGGGTCCTGACTGCTCATGCATACTGGTCCCAGCAGCAAGCCAAGCAGCAGCTCAAACAGCAGCAGCCGGAGACTTGCCTTCTTCTGTGA
- the LOC8280825 gene encoding telomere repeat-binding protein 2 isoform X1: MVLQKRLDYGFNGYQVPPTPRATRSVRRRGSFKKKVEESQTCAFDLLAIVAGNLLHDKESTPGSSNTSADKNQCVAVNDTVKNKWQNDEKNMKVETQDQGSPARKFFISELVAQDNEQNHCSDDLNLGVASALATSDCAERFDAEKLVNGKGKNDMGSFASKVEVGSSRHREFDGCKLEGETKKIIKDEPQKFGKVINGTVADMCSFDDPLVWDGKPHAHVSSDSSAKTSLCGNHVSHGSYPANWDDLIVDRDDDENSSGCTHPSTTKKFLRPAPRIGDRRIRKVLASKYWKVAPRMKDGTLSNTVEFLWVHAGGDSKPFYHKRKNYYKYQRSERLYPFKKRKHFGYGSQSNFEGAISREFISDSPKKGSIGDAAVSSPKMHGATAASSSIAGQRNSFQSRDSHVKLRIKSFRVPELFIEIPESATVGLLKRTVMDAVIAILGGGLRVGVLLQGKKVRDDNKTLMQTGIAHNNQLDALGFSLEPNPSQTPHSLSPGSSSFLPSCDTPQPLSRYPPDPSLVHQATCGGSPEPHSANLGNFIESDHDSAPFPKDMLVDKSTSDSKALVPLSEMNMEALAVVPAHRKSKRSEIVQRRIRRPFSVTEVEALVQAVEKLGTGRWRDVKLRAFDNAKHRTYVDLKDKWKTLVHTARISPQQRRGEPVPQELLDRVLTAHAYWSQQQAKQQLKQQQPETCLLL; encoded by the exons ATGGTGTTACAGAAGAGGTTAGACTACGGATTCAATGGCTATCAGGTTCCTCCTACACCTCGAGCTACGAGATCAGTTAGG agGAGAGGCTCCTTCAAGAAGAAAGTTGAAGAGAGTCAAACGTGTGCATTTGACTTATTGGCCATTGTAGCTGGAAACTTGTTGCATGACAAAGAAAGTACTCCAGGTTCTAGTAATACATCAGCTGACAAAAATCAGTGCGTGGCTGTCAATGATactgttaaaaataaatggcaaaatgatgagaaaaatatgaaagttgAAACTCAAGATCAAGGAAGCCCTGCCaggaaattttttatttctgagCTTGTCGCACAAGATAATGAACAAAATCATTGTTCTGATGACCTCAATTTAGGAGTAGCGTCTGCATTGGCAACTTCTGATTGTGCAGAGAGATTTGATGCTGAGAAGTTGGTGAATGGAAAAGGCAAGAATGACATGGGGTCATTTGCTAGTAAGGTAGAGGTAGGCTCTTCTAGGCATAGGGAGTTTGATGGTTGTAAATTAGAGGgtgaaactaaaaaaataataaaagacgAGCCCCAGAAATTTGGGAAGGTGATAAATGGCACTGTGGCTGATATGTGCAGTTTTGATGATCCACTGGTCTGGGATGGGAAACCTCATGCACATGTCAGTTCGGACAGTAGTGCCAAGACGTCTTTGTGTGGAAACCATGTTTCCCATGGCTCTTATCCCGCAAATTGGGATGATCTAATTGTAGATAGAGATGATGACGAAAACTCTTCTGGGTGTACTCACCCTAGCACCACAAAAAAATTCTTGAGGCCAGCGCCACGTATTGGAGATCGAAGAATAAGGAAAGTTTTGGCTTCTAAATACTGGAAAGTAGCTCCAAGGATGAAGGATGGGACATTGTCTAATACAG TGGAATTTCTGTGGGTGCATGCAGGTGGTGATTCAAAGCCTTTTTACcacaaaaggaaaaactaTTACAAATATCAGAGGTCTGAAAGGTTATATCCTTTCAAGAAGAGGAAACACTTTGGCTATGGTTCGCAATCAAATTTTGAAGGAGCAATTAGTAGAGAGTTCATTTCTGATTCACCCAAGAAGGGCAGCATTGGAGATGCTGCTGTTTCCTCTCCAAAGATGCATGGAg CTACTGCAGCCTCATCTTCAATTGCAGGTCAACGCAATTCATTCCAATCAAGGGATTCTCATG TGAAGCTTAGGATAAAGTCTTTCAGGGTACCAGAGCTATTTATTGAGATTCCAGAAAGTGCAACTGTTGGTTTATTGAAG AGGACCGTTATGGATGCTGTGATTGCTATACTTGGAGGTGGATTGCGTGTTGGCGTACTTCTTCAGGGGAAGAAGGTTCGGGATGACAATAAAACTTTAATGCAAACTGGAATTGCTCACAATAATCAGTTGGATGCTTTGGGTTTTAGCCTGGAGCCTAATCCTTCTCAAACTCCCCATTCTTTGAGCCCTGGATCTTCATCCTTTCTGCCTTCTTGTGACACACCACAGCCTTTAAGCAG GTATCCACCTGATCCAAGTTTGGTGCATCAAGCCACATGTGGTGGTTCTCCTGAGCCTCATTCAGCTAATTTAGGGAATTTCATTGAAAGTGACCATGATTCAGCACCCTTTCCTAAAGATATGTTAGTTGACAAAAGCACAAGTGACTCAAAAGCTCTGGTTCCTTTATCAGAAATGAATATGGAGGCACTAGCTGTGGTTCCTGCACATCGCAAATCAAAGCGATCTGAGATTGTGCAACGCCGAATTCGTCGACCTTTCTCTGTTACTGAAGTTGAAGCATTGGTGCAAGCAGTTGAGAAACTTGGAACTGGAAG ATGGCGTGATGTCAAACTGCGTGCCTTTGACAACGCGAAGCACCGAACTTATGTGGATTTGAAG GATAAATGGAAAACACTTGTGCACACGGCAAGAATATCCCCTCAACAAAGGAGGGGAGAGCCTGTCCCCCAGGAGCTGTTGGACAGGGTCCTGACTGCTCATGCATACTGGTCCCAGCAGCAAGCCAAGCAGCAGCTCAAACAGCAGCAGCCGGAGACTTGCCTTCTTCTGTGA
- the LOC8280825 gene encoding telomere repeat-binding protein 5 isoform X2 codes for MVLQKRLDYGFNGYQVPPTPRATRSRRGSFKKKVEESQTCAFDLLAIVAGNLLHDKESTPGSSNTSADKNQCVAVNDTVKNKWQNDEKNMKVETQDQGSPARKFFISELVAQDNEQNHCSDDLNLGVASALATSDCAERFDAEKLVNGKGKNDMGSFASKVEVGSSRHREFDGCKLEGETKKIIKDEPQKFGKVINGTVADMCSFDDPLVWDGKPHAHVSSDSSAKTSLCGNHVSHGSYPANWDDLIVDRDDDENSSGCTHPSTTKKFLRPAPRIGDRRIRKVLASKYWKVAPRMKDGTLSNTVEFLWVHAGGDSKPFYHKRKNYYKYQRSERLYPFKKRKHFGYGSQSNFEGAISREFISDSPKKGSIGDAAVSSPKMHGATAASSSIAGQRNSFQSRDSHVKLRIKSFRVPELFIEIPESATVGLLKRTVMDAVIAILGGGLRVGVLLQGKKVRDDNKTLMQTGIAHNNQLDALGFSLEPNPSQTPHSLSPGSSSFLPSCDTPQPLSRYPPDPSLVHQATCGGSPEPHSANLGNFIESDHDSAPFPKDMLVDKSTSDSKALVPLSEMNMEALAVVPAHRKSKRSEIVQRRIRRPFSVTEVEALVQAVEKLGTGRWRDVKLRAFDNAKHRTYVDLKDKWKTLVHTARISPQQRRGEPVPQELLDRVLTAHAYWSQQQAKQQLKQQQPETCLLL; via the exons ATGGTGTTACAGAAGAGGTTAGACTACGGATTCAATGGCTATCAGGTTCCTCCTACACCTCGAGCTACGAGATCA agGAGAGGCTCCTTCAAGAAGAAAGTTGAAGAGAGTCAAACGTGTGCATTTGACTTATTGGCCATTGTAGCTGGAAACTTGTTGCATGACAAAGAAAGTACTCCAGGTTCTAGTAATACATCAGCTGACAAAAATCAGTGCGTGGCTGTCAATGATactgttaaaaataaatggcaaaatgatgagaaaaatatgaaagttgAAACTCAAGATCAAGGAAGCCCTGCCaggaaattttttatttctgagCTTGTCGCACAAGATAATGAACAAAATCATTGTTCTGATGACCTCAATTTAGGAGTAGCGTCTGCATTGGCAACTTCTGATTGTGCAGAGAGATTTGATGCTGAGAAGTTGGTGAATGGAAAAGGCAAGAATGACATGGGGTCATTTGCTAGTAAGGTAGAGGTAGGCTCTTCTAGGCATAGGGAGTTTGATGGTTGTAAATTAGAGGgtgaaactaaaaaaataataaaagacgAGCCCCAGAAATTTGGGAAGGTGATAAATGGCACTGTGGCTGATATGTGCAGTTTTGATGATCCACTGGTCTGGGATGGGAAACCTCATGCACATGTCAGTTCGGACAGTAGTGCCAAGACGTCTTTGTGTGGAAACCATGTTTCCCATGGCTCTTATCCCGCAAATTGGGATGATCTAATTGTAGATAGAGATGATGACGAAAACTCTTCTGGGTGTACTCACCCTAGCACCACAAAAAAATTCTTGAGGCCAGCGCCACGTATTGGAGATCGAAGAATAAGGAAAGTTTTGGCTTCTAAATACTGGAAAGTAGCTCCAAGGATGAAGGATGGGACATTGTCTAATACAG TGGAATTTCTGTGGGTGCATGCAGGTGGTGATTCAAAGCCTTTTTACcacaaaaggaaaaactaTTACAAATATCAGAGGTCTGAAAGGTTATATCCTTTCAAGAAGAGGAAACACTTTGGCTATGGTTCGCAATCAAATTTTGAAGGAGCAATTAGTAGAGAGTTCATTTCTGATTCACCCAAGAAGGGCAGCATTGGAGATGCTGCTGTTTCCTCTCCAAAGATGCATGGAg CTACTGCAGCCTCATCTTCAATTGCAGGTCAACGCAATTCATTCCAATCAAGGGATTCTCATG TGAAGCTTAGGATAAAGTCTTTCAGGGTACCAGAGCTATTTATTGAGATTCCAGAAAGTGCAACTGTTGGTTTATTGAAG AGGACCGTTATGGATGCTGTGATTGCTATACTTGGAGGTGGATTGCGTGTTGGCGTACTTCTTCAGGGGAAGAAGGTTCGGGATGACAATAAAACTTTAATGCAAACTGGAATTGCTCACAATAATCAGTTGGATGCTTTGGGTTTTAGCCTGGAGCCTAATCCTTCTCAAACTCCCCATTCTTTGAGCCCTGGATCTTCATCCTTTCTGCCTTCTTGTGACACACCACAGCCTTTAAGCAG GTATCCACCTGATCCAAGTTTGGTGCATCAAGCCACATGTGGTGGTTCTCCTGAGCCTCATTCAGCTAATTTAGGGAATTTCATTGAAAGTGACCATGATTCAGCACCCTTTCCTAAAGATATGTTAGTTGACAAAAGCACAAGTGACTCAAAAGCTCTGGTTCCTTTATCAGAAATGAATATGGAGGCACTAGCTGTGGTTCCTGCACATCGCAAATCAAAGCGATCTGAGATTGTGCAACGCCGAATTCGTCGACCTTTCTCTGTTACTGAAGTTGAAGCATTGGTGCAAGCAGTTGAGAAACTTGGAACTGGAAG ATGGCGTGATGTCAAACTGCGTGCCTTTGACAACGCGAAGCACCGAACTTATGTGGATTTGAAG GATAAATGGAAAACACTTGTGCACACGGCAAGAATATCCCCTCAACAAAGGAGGGGAGAGCCTGTCCCCCAGGAGCTGTTGGACAGGGTCCTGACTGCTCATGCATACTGGTCCCAGCAGCAAGCCAAGCAGCAGCTCAAACAGCAGCAGCCGGAGACTTGCCTTCTTCTGTGA